From the genome of Treponema primitia ZAS-1:
CCCGTTGGATCTGCTCGTTCACGATGGCTTCAACCTTCGCCAACTCCTCCGGCGTCATGGGGGCGCCATGGGAAAAGTCGAAGCGCATACGCTCGGCGGTGATGTTGGAACCCTTCTGGGCCACGTGATCCCCCAGTACCATACGCAATGCCTTTTGCAGCAAATGGGTTGCCGTATGATATTTGGTAGTTGTCTCGGAATGATCCGAAAGGCCGCCCTTAAAGATCTGTTCGCTCCCCGCCCGGGAAAGTTCCTGATGCTTCTTGAAGGCCTCGTCAAATTCCTCCCGGTTCACCTTTAGACCCTGCTCTGCCGCAAGCTCCTCGGTGAGCTCAATGGGGAAACCGTAGGTATCGTAGAGCTTAAATGCAAGCCGGCCGGACATAATTTTCCGGGGGTCCTTTATGAGGTTGGGGAGCAGCTTCTCAAATTCATGTTCCCCCTTCTGGAGGGTTTCCAGGAATTTCTGTTCTTCGTTATCAAGCTCCCCAATGATACGGGCGCGGTTTTCCACCAGTTCCGGATAGGGCCCCTTGAGCTGATCCACCACCACTGCGGCAATGGGGGACAGAACTAGCCGGTCCTCAATGCCGAGCTTGCGTCCATGCCGCACCGCCCGGCGTATGAGCCGGCGCAGCACATACCCGGCGCCGACGTTGGAAGGGGTCACCGCCTTGGGATCTCCCAATACAAAAGTGGAAGCCCGGACATGATCGCTGATGATCCGCACCGACTTGTCCTTTTCCGGATCTGAACCGTAGGTATAGCTACCTTTGGCAGCCTGCTCCACCGCAGCGATGATAGGAGCGAATATTTCAGTATCGTACACCGATTTCTTGCCGTTCAGGATAGTCACGGTCCGCTCTATACCCATGCCGGTATCCACACACTTACGGGCTAGAGGTTCGTAGGCGCCCTCGGCGGTCTTATTGTACTGCATGAACACGTCATTCCAGATCTCAAGCCATTTCCCGCAGGAACAGCCGGGACCGCAGTCCGGGCCGCAGGGCTCCTTCCCAATATCAAAGAACATCTCCGAATCCGGGCCGCAGGGACCGGTGGCGCCCGCAGGCCCCCACCAGTTGTCCTCCCGGGGGCGGTAGGCAATACGGTTCTCCGGGATGCCCAGTTCCTTCCAGACCTTGGCGGATTCATCATCCCGGGGAACGATCTCGTCCCCCTGAAAAACAGTAACCCCCAACTTTTCAATGGGGATACCCAGCCATTTGGGGGAGGTGAGGAACTCAAAGCTCATCTTAATGGCCCCTTCTTTAAAGTAATCCCCCAGGGACCAATTTCCCAACATTTCAAAAAAGGTGAGGTGGCTGGGATCCCCCACGGACTCAATATCCCCGGTACGTATGCACTTCTGATAATCCACAAGCCTATTCCCTGCAGG
Proteins encoded in this window:
- a CDS encoding alanine--tRNA ligase, producing MNAQELRSKYVEFFKSKEHAQIQGKSLLPENDPTVLFTTAGMHPLVPYLLGEPHPAGNRLVDYQKCIRTGDIESVGDPSHLTFFEMLGNWSLGDYFKEGAIKMSFEFLTSPKWLGIPIEKLGVTVFQGDEIVPRDDESAKVWKELGIPENRIAYRPREDNWWGPAGATGPCGPDSEMFFDIGKEPCGPDCGPGCSCGKWLEIWNDVFMQYNKTAEGAYEPLARKCVDTGMGIERTVTILNGKKSVYDTEIFAPIIAAVEQAAKGSYTYGSDPEKDKSVRIISDHVRASTFVLGDPKAVTPSNVGAGYVLRRLIRRAVRHGRKLGIEDRLVLSPIAAVVVDQLKGPYPELVENRARIIGELDNEEQKFLETLQKGEHEFEKLLPNLIKDPRKIMSGRLAFKLYDTYGFPIELTEELAAEQGLKVNREEFDEAFKKHQELSRAGSEQIFKGGLSDHSETTTKYHTATHLLQKALRMVLGDHVAQKGSNITAERMRFDFSHGAPMTPEELAKVEAIVNEQIQRDLPVTMAVMDLEAAKASGAMALFGEKYESQVKVYTIGDFSKEVCGGPHVEHTGTMGTFKIQKEQSSSSGVRRIRAVLE